A region of Siniperca chuatsi isolate FFG_IHB_CAS linkage group LG23, ASM2008510v1, whole genome shotgun sequence DNA encodes the following proteins:
- the mdm1 gene encoding nuclear protein MDM1 isoform X1 codes for MTVRFKCRSEYQKSYRVSRSRSVSPQRCAPLAGLRSDQMGISREPGLQRRKRPGPAGLAQSCSSLLCPPDPQHSLAHLTPHAHRTAHPAASRSRSAHRKEPQPPTPPGPADPEPPAGPRPAADPRPPASPRPAADPRPPAGPRPAADPRPPASPRPAADPGPPAGPRPAADPGPPAGPRPAANPGPSVEPGAAGKSAKPHPSKPDSQPQLSQPLKAAPDGQQPSTNEVQHALRWRAGLRSGGQRSGAHRSEYHRQFSWKKPATAASPILTAEQALHSSSRSVPPFKKNLVSMETEYQRSFQGLVPPTKPRLRKHLEHQRVPLFHTHVTNKKRREESEKKPRPKRDAPAPQKEDVTPPPPPQVQRGHRMLTEYESSFRSPLYRIPEGGGATDGDAPQVKELRQKALSYRRRAWGANFSRDHLSQLVSEHNALWEPTDTTGSATDPPTPRLTFDLCRDPGSRSSSCVEALDLASRSSDSSKRSSVPGSGEIHRTNKNTQIKAPPSPPAERRKAWGEEEDEEEEEEENTNEEEGRLPTPRLKMLPVQRTHHDLTTPVTGGAILVGKLKSSDESSPYKQQRGGSAVSMAAGAETALDVPVQRMEAWPENNSPHRSSSGSSPDDKPAASPPSKPIRTKQTPPSPVAPPPLVPPPPHCIQGTLRHPDFQHNGELGLRFRELQCSGGGCGSDEDDRLSVMSWRSAASCSMASTVLERAQKRREDFWGKR; via the exons ATGACCGTCCGCTTCAAG TGTCGGAGTGAATACCAGAAGAGCTACAGGGTTTCCCGGTCCAGAAGTGTGTCTCCTCAGCGCTGCGCCCCGTTGGCCGGCCTGCGCTCCGACCAGATGG GTATCAGCAGAGAACCAGGTCTCCAGCGTCGGAAGAGGCCCGGTCCTGCTGGTCTTGCTCAGTCCTgcagctctctgctctgtccaCCAGATCCACAGCACTCCCTCGCTCATCTGACTCCTCATGCACACAGAACAGCACACCCTGCTG CCTCTAGGAGTCGCTCAGCCCACAGGAAGGAGCCACAACCTCCAACACCTCCTGGTCCTGCAGACCCAGAACCTCCAGCAGGACCACGACCTGCTGCAGACCCAAGACCTCCAGCAAGCCCCCGACCTGCTGCAGACCCAAGACCTCCAGCGGGACCACGACCTGCTGCAGACCCAAGACCTCCAGCAAGCCCCCGACCTGCTGCAGACCCAGGACCTCCAGCAGGACCACGACCTGCTGCAGACCCAGGACCTCCAGCAGGACCCCGACCTGCTGCAAACCCTGGACCATCGGTAGAACCAGGAGCTGCTGGAAAATCTG cGAAGCCCCACCCCTCCAAGCCTGACAGCCAACCACAGCTGAGCCAACCTTTGAAAGCAGCACCTGACGGACAGCAGCCCTCGACCAATGAG GTTCAGCATGCTCTGCGGTGGAGGGCGGGGCTGAGGTcgggaggtcaaaggtcaggagCTCATAGGTCGGAGTACCACAGACAGTTCAGCTGGAAGAAACCTGCAACTGCTGCTTCTCCCATACTGACTGCAGAACAG GCGCTCCACTCCAGCAGCAGATCTGTGCCCCCCTTTAAGAAGAACCTCgtttccatggaaacagagTACCAGCGGAGCTTCCAGGGTCTGGTCCCACCCACCAAGCCCCGCCTTCGGAAACACCTGGAACATCAGAGAGTCCCACTGTTCCACACACAcgtg ACCAAcaaaaagaggagggaggagtcAGAGAAGAAGCCGCGCCCTAAACGTGATGCCCCCGCCCCTCAGAAAGAGGACGTCacgccccctcctcctcctcaggtgCAGAGAGGACAcag gatGTTGACAGAGTATGAGTCCAGCTTTCGTTCTCCCCTCTACAGGATCCCGGAGGGAGGCGGGGCCACGGACGGCGATGCCCCTCAG GTGAAGGAGTTGAGGCAGAAGGCCTTGTCGTACCGCCGTCGAGCCTGGGGAGCTAATTTCTCCAGAGATCACCTGAGCCAGCTGGTTTCTGAACACAACGCTCTGTGGGAGCCAACAGACACCACAGGCTCAGCTActgacccccccaccccccgcctgacctttgacctctgccGTGACCCGGGCAGCCGCAGCTCTTCCTGTGTGGAGGCCCTGGACCTGGCCAG cCGCTCCAGTGACTCCAGTAAGAGGTCTTCTGTTCCGGGGTCAGGAGAAATACACcgaacaaacaaaaacacacaaataaaagcgCCTCCCAGTCCTCCTGCTGAACGGCGTAAGGCCtggggagaagaagaagacgaagaagaagaagaagaagaaaatacaaacGA ggaggagGGAAGGTTACCGACTCCGAGGCTGAAGATGCTACCTGTTCAGAGAACTCACCATGACCTCACCACACCTGTCACTG GAGGCGCTATACTTGTGGGAAAACTGAAGAGCAGTGATGAATCTTCTCCATACAAACAACAG AGGGGTGGGTCAGCCGTTTCCATGGCGGCGGGGGCGGAGACAGCGCTCGACGTGCCGGTCCAACGGATGGAGGCGTGGCCAGAGAATAACTCCCCCCACAGATCGTCCTCTGGCTCCTCCCCTGACGACAAACCAGCTGCCAGTCCTCCCTCTAAACCAATCAGGACGAAGCAAACGCCTCCGTCCCCTGTAGCCCCGCCCCCTCTGGTCCCACCCCCGCCGCACTGTATCCAAGGCACTCTGAGACACCCCGACTTCCAACACAACG GTGAGTTGGGTTTGAGGTTCAGGGAGCTGCAGTGTTCAGGAGGAGGCTGCGGCTCCGATGAAG ACGACCGGCTGTCGGTGATGTCGTGGCGTTCGGCAGCTTCCTGCTCCATGGCGTCCACCGTGCTAGAGCGCGCTCAGAAGAGACGAGAGGACTTCTGGGGGAAgagatga
- the mdm1 gene encoding nuclear protein MDM1 isoform X3, giving the protein MTVRFKCRSEYQKSYRVSRSRSVSPQRCAPLAGLRSDQMGISREPGLQRRKRPGPAGLAQSCSSLLCPPDPQHSLAHLTPHAHRTAHPAASRSRSAHRKEPQPPTPPGPADPEPPAGPRPAADPRPPASPRPAADPRPPAGPRPAADPRPPASPRPAADPGPPAGPRPAADPGPPAGPRPAANPGPSVEPGAAGKSAKPHPSKPDSQPQLSQPLKAAPDGQQPSTNEVQHALRWRAGLRSGGQRSGAHRSEYHRQFSWKKPATAASPILTAEQALHSSSRSVPPFKKNLVSMETEYQRSFQGLVPPTKPRLRKHLEHQRVPLFHTHVTNKKRREESEKKPRPKRDAPAPQKEDVTPPPPPQVQRGHRMLTEYESSFRSPLYRIPEGGGATDGDAPQVKELRQKALSYRRRAWGANFSRDHLSQLVSEHNALWEPTDTTGSATDPPTPRLTFDLCRDPGSRSSSCVEALDLASRSSDSSKRSSVPGSGEIHRTNKNTQIKAPPSPPAERRKAWGEEEDEEEEEEENTNEEEGRLPTPRLKMLPVQRTHHDLTTPVTGGAILVGKLKSSDESSPYKQQRGGSAVSMAAGAETALDVPVQRMEAWPENNSPHRSSSGSSPDDKPAASPPSKPIRTKQTPPSPVAPPPLVPPPPHCIQGTLRHPDFQHNDDRLSVMSWRSAASCSMASTVLERAQKRREDFWGKR; this is encoded by the exons ATGACCGTCCGCTTCAAG TGTCGGAGTGAATACCAGAAGAGCTACAGGGTTTCCCGGTCCAGAAGTGTGTCTCCTCAGCGCTGCGCCCCGTTGGCCGGCCTGCGCTCCGACCAGATGG GTATCAGCAGAGAACCAGGTCTCCAGCGTCGGAAGAGGCCCGGTCCTGCTGGTCTTGCTCAGTCCTgcagctctctgctctgtccaCCAGATCCACAGCACTCCCTCGCTCATCTGACTCCTCATGCACACAGAACAGCACACCCTGCTG CCTCTAGGAGTCGCTCAGCCCACAGGAAGGAGCCACAACCTCCAACACCTCCTGGTCCTGCAGACCCAGAACCTCCAGCAGGACCACGACCTGCTGCAGACCCAAGACCTCCAGCAAGCCCCCGACCTGCTGCAGACCCAAGACCTCCAGCGGGACCACGACCTGCTGCAGACCCAAGACCTCCAGCAAGCCCCCGACCTGCTGCAGACCCAGGACCTCCAGCAGGACCACGACCTGCTGCAGACCCAGGACCTCCAGCAGGACCCCGACCTGCTGCAAACCCTGGACCATCGGTAGAACCAGGAGCTGCTGGAAAATCTG cGAAGCCCCACCCCTCCAAGCCTGACAGCCAACCACAGCTGAGCCAACCTTTGAAAGCAGCACCTGACGGACAGCAGCCCTCGACCAATGAG GTTCAGCATGCTCTGCGGTGGAGGGCGGGGCTGAGGTcgggaggtcaaaggtcaggagCTCATAGGTCGGAGTACCACAGACAGTTCAGCTGGAAGAAACCTGCAACTGCTGCTTCTCCCATACTGACTGCAGAACAG GCGCTCCACTCCAGCAGCAGATCTGTGCCCCCCTTTAAGAAGAACCTCgtttccatggaaacagagTACCAGCGGAGCTTCCAGGGTCTGGTCCCACCCACCAAGCCCCGCCTTCGGAAACACCTGGAACATCAGAGAGTCCCACTGTTCCACACACAcgtg ACCAAcaaaaagaggagggaggagtcAGAGAAGAAGCCGCGCCCTAAACGTGATGCCCCCGCCCCTCAGAAAGAGGACGTCacgccccctcctcctcctcaggtgCAGAGAGGACAcag gatGTTGACAGAGTATGAGTCCAGCTTTCGTTCTCCCCTCTACAGGATCCCGGAGGGAGGCGGGGCCACGGACGGCGATGCCCCTCAG GTGAAGGAGTTGAGGCAGAAGGCCTTGTCGTACCGCCGTCGAGCCTGGGGAGCTAATTTCTCCAGAGATCACCTGAGCCAGCTGGTTTCTGAACACAACGCTCTGTGGGAGCCAACAGACACCACAGGCTCAGCTActgacccccccaccccccgcctgacctttgacctctgccGTGACCCGGGCAGCCGCAGCTCTTCCTGTGTGGAGGCCCTGGACCTGGCCAG cCGCTCCAGTGACTCCAGTAAGAGGTCTTCTGTTCCGGGGTCAGGAGAAATACACcgaacaaacaaaaacacacaaataaaagcgCCTCCCAGTCCTCCTGCTGAACGGCGTAAGGCCtggggagaagaagaagacgaagaagaagaagaagaagaaaatacaaacGA ggaggagGGAAGGTTACCGACTCCGAGGCTGAAGATGCTACCTGTTCAGAGAACTCACCATGACCTCACCACACCTGTCACTG GAGGCGCTATACTTGTGGGAAAACTGAAGAGCAGTGATGAATCTTCTCCATACAAACAACAG AGGGGTGGGTCAGCCGTTTCCATGGCGGCGGGGGCGGAGACAGCGCTCGACGTGCCGGTCCAACGGATGGAGGCGTGGCCAGAGAATAACTCCCCCCACAGATCGTCCTCTGGCTCCTCCCCTGACGACAAACCAGCTGCCAGTCCTCCCTCTAAACCAATCAGGACGAAGCAAACGCCTCCGTCCCCTGTAGCCCCGCCCCCTCTGGTCCCACCCCCGCCGCACTGTATCCAAGGCACTCTGAGACACCCCGACTTCCAACACAACG ACGACCGGCTGTCGGTGATGTCGTGGCGTTCGGCAGCTTCCTGCTCCATGGCGTCCACCGTGCTAGAGCGCGCTCAGAAGAGACGAGAGGACTTCTGGGGGAAgagatga
- the mdm1 gene encoding nuclear protein MDM1 isoform X2, whose translation MTVRFKCRSEYQKSYRVSRSRSVSPQRCAPLAGLRSDQMGISREPGLQRRKRPGPAGLAQSCSSLLCPPDPQHSLAHLTPHAHRTAHPAASRSRSAHRKEPQPPTPPGPADPEPPAGPRPAADPRPPASPRPAADPRPPAGPRPAADPRPPASPRPAADPGPPAGPRPAADPGPPAGPRPAANPGPSVEPGAAGKSAKPHPSKPDSQPQLSQPLKAAPDGQQPSTNEVQHALRWRAGLRSGGQRSGAHRSEYHRQFSWKKPATAASPILTAEQALHSSSRSVPPFKKNLVSMETEYQRSFQGLVPPTKPRLRKHLEHQRVPLFHTHVTNKKRREESEKKPRPKRDAPAPQKEDVTPPPPPQVQRGHRIPEGGGATDGDAPQVKELRQKALSYRRRAWGANFSRDHLSQLVSEHNALWEPTDTTGSATDPPTPRLTFDLCRDPGSRSSSCVEALDLASRSSDSSKRSSVPGSGEIHRTNKNTQIKAPPSPPAERRKAWGEEEDEEEEEEENTNEEEGRLPTPRLKMLPVQRTHHDLTTPVTGGAILVGKLKSSDESSPYKQQRGGSAVSMAAGAETALDVPVQRMEAWPENNSPHRSSSGSSPDDKPAASPPSKPIRTKQTPPSPVAPPPLVPPPPHCIQGTLRHPDFQHNGELGLRFRELQCSGGGCGSDEDDRLSVMSWRSAASCSMASTVLERAQKRREDFWGKR comes from the exons ATGACCGTCCGCTTCAAG TGTCGGAGTGAATACCAGAAGAGCTACAGGGTTTCCCGGTCCAGAAGTGTGTCTCCTCAGCGCTGCGCCCCGTTGGCCGGCCTGCGCTCCGACCAGATGG GTATCAGCAGAGAACCAGGTCTCCAGCGTCGGAAGAGGCCCGGTCCTGCTGGTCTTGCTCAGTCCTgcagctctctgctctgtccaCCAGATCCACAGCACTCCCTCGCTCATCTGACTCCTCATGCACACAGAACAGCACACCCTGCTG CCTCTAGGAGTCGCTCAGCCCACAGGAAGGAGCCACAACCTCCAACACCTCCTGGTCCTGCAGACCCAGAACCTCCAGCAGGACCACGACCTGCTGCAGACCCAAGACCTCCAGCAAGCCCCCGACCTGCTGCAGACCCAAGACCTCCAGCGGGACCACGACCTGCTGCAGACCCAAGACCTCCAGCAAGCCCCCGACCTGCTGCAGACCCAGGACCTCCAGCAGGACCACGACCTGCTGCAGACCCAGGACCTCCAGCAGGACCCCGACCTGCTGCAAACCCTGGACCATCGGTAGAACCAGGAGCTGCTGGAAAATCTG cGAAGCCCCACCCCTCCAAGCCTGACAGCCAACCACAGCTGAGCCAACCTTTGAAAGCAGCACCTGACGGACAGCAGCCCTCGACCAATGAG GTTCAGCATGCTCTGCGGTGGAGGGCGGGGCTGAGGTcgggaggtcaaaggtcaggagCTCATAGGTCGGAGTACCACAGACAGTTCAGCTGGAAGAAACCTGCAACTGCTGCTTCTCCCATACTGACTGCAGAACAG GCGCTCCACTCCAGCAGCAGATCTGTGCCCCCCTTTAAGAAGAACCTCgtttccatggaaacagagTACCAGCGGAGCTTCCAGGGTCTGGTCCCACCCACCAAGCCCCGCCTTCGGAAACACCTGGAACATCAGAGAGTCCCACTGTTCCACACACAcgtg ACCAAcaaaaagaggagggaggagtcAGAGAAGAAGCCGCGCCCTAAACGTGATGCCCCCGCCCCTCAGAAAGAGGACGTCacgccccctcctcctcctcaggtgCAGAGAGGACAcag GATCCCGGAGGGAGGCGGGGCCACGGACGGCGATGCCCCTCAG GTGAAGGAGTTGAGGCAGAAGGCCTTGTCGTACCGCCGTCGAGCCTGGGGAGCTAATTTCTCCAGAGATCACCTGAGCCAGCTGGTTTCTGAACACAACGCTCTGTGGGAGCCAACAGACACCACAGGCTCAGCTActgacccccccaccccccgcctgacctttgacctctgccGTGACCCGGGCAGCCGCAGCTCTTCCTGTGTGGAGGCCCTGGACCTGGCCAG cCGCTCCAGTGACTCCAGTAAGAGGTCTTCTGTTCCGGGGTCAGGAGAAATACACcgaacaaacaaaaacacacaaataaaagcgCCTCCCAGTCCTCCTGCTGAACGGCGTAAGGCCtggggagaagaagaagacgaagaagaagaagaagaagaaaatacaaacGA ggaggagGGAAGGTTACCGACTCCGAGGCTGAAGATGCTACCTGTTCAGAGAACTCACCATGACCTCACCACACCTGTCACTG GAGGCGCTATACTTGTGGGAAAACTGAAGAGCAGTGATGAATCTTCTCCATACAAACAACAG AGGGGTGGGTCAGCCGTTTCCATGGCGGCGGGGGCGGAGACAGCGCTCGACGTGCCGGTCCAACGGATGGAGGCGTGGCCAGAGAATAACTCCCCCCACAGATCGTCCTCTGGCTCCTCCCCTGACGACAAACCAGCTGCCAGTCCTCCCTCTAAACCAATCAGGACGAAGCAAACGCCTCCGTCCCCTGTAGCCCCGCCCCCTCTGGTCCCACCCCCGCCGCACTGTATCCAAGGCACTCTGAGACACCCCGACTTCCAACACAACG GTGAGTTGGGTTTGAGGTTCAGGGAGCTGCAGTGTTCAGGAGGAGGCTGCGGCTCCGATGAAG ACGACCGGCTGTCGGTGATGTCGTGGCGTTCGGCAGCTTCCTGCTCCATGGCGTCCACCGTGCTAGAGCGCGCTCAGAAGAGACGAGAGGACTTCTGGGGGAAgagatga
- the mdm1 gene encoding nuclear protein MDM1 isoform X4 — MHTEQHTLLVESLHNKLIRIFSERHYKSRSAHRKEPQPPTPPGPADPEPPAGPRPAADPRPPASPRPAADPRPPAGPRPAADPRPPASPRPAADPGPPAGPRPAADPGPPAGPRPAANPGPSVEPGAAGKSAKPHPSKPDSQPQLSQPLKAAPDGQQPSTNEVQHALRWRAGLRSGGQRSGAHRSEYHRQFSWKKPATAASPILTAEQALHSSSRSVPPFKKNLVSMETEYQRSFQGLVPPTKPRLRKHLEHQRVPLFHTHVTNKKRREESEKKPRPKRDAPAPQKEDVTPPPPPQVQRGHRMLTEYESSFRSPLYRIPEGGGATDGDAPQVKELRQKALSYRRRAWGANFSRDHLSQLVSEHNALWEPTDTTGSATDPPTPRLTFDLCRDPGSRSSSCVEALDLASRSSDSSKRSSVPGSGEIHRTNKNTQIKAPPSPPAERRKAWGEEEDEEEEEEENTNEEEGRLPTPRLKMLPVQRTHHDLTTPVTGGAILVGKLKSSDESSPYKQQRGGSAVSMAAGAETALDVPVQRMEAWPENNSPHRSSSGSSPDDKPAASPPSKPIRTKQTPPSPVAPPPLVPPPPHCIQGTLRHPDFQHNGELGLRFRELQCSGGGCGSDEDDRLSVMSWRSAASCSMASTVLERAQKRREDFWGKR; from the exons ATGCACACAGAACAGCACACCCTGCTGGTAGAAAGTCTCCATAACAAACTCATAAGAATCTTCTCAGAAAGACATtataa GAGTCGCTCAGCCCACAGGAAGGAGCCACAACCTCCAACACCTCCTGGTCCTGCAGACCCAGAACCTCCAGCAGGACCACGACCTGCTGCAGACCCAAGACCTCCAGCAAGCCCCCGACCTGCTGCAGACCCAAGACCTCCAGCGGGACCACGACCTGCTGCAGACCCAAGACCTCCAGCAAGCCCCCGACCTGCTGCAGACCCAGGACCTCCAGCAGGACCACGACCTGCTGCAGACCCAGGACCTCCAGCAGGACCCCGACCTGCTGCAAACCCTGGACCATCGGTAGAACCAGGAGCTGCTGGAAAATCTG cGAAGCCCCACCCCTCCAAGCCTGACAGCCAACCACAGCTGAGCCAACCTTTGAAAGCAGCACCTGACGGACAGCAGCCCTCGACCAATGAG GTTCAGCATGCTCTGCGGTGGAGGGCGGGGCTGAGGTcgggaggtcaaaggtcaggagCTCATAGGTCGGAGTACCACAGACAGTTCAGCTGGAAGAAACCTGCAACTGCTGCTTCTCCCATACTGACTGCAGAACAG GCGCTCCACTCCAGCAGCAGATCTGTGCCCCCCTTTAAGAAGAACCTCgtttccatggaaacagagTACCAGCGGAGCTTCCAGGGTCTGGTCCCACCCACCAAGCCCCGCCTTCGGAAACACCTGGAACATCAGAGAGTCCCACTGTTCCACACACAcgtg ACCAAcaaaaagaggagggaggagtcAGAGAAGAAGCCGCGCCCTAAACGTGATGCCCCCGCCCCTCAGAAAGAGGACGTCacgccccctcctcctcctcaggtgCAGAGAGGACAcag gatGTTGACAGAGTATGAGTCCAGCTTTCGTTCTCCCCTCTACAGGATCCCGGAGGGAGGCGGGGCCACGGACGGCGATGCCCCTCAG GTGAAGGAGTTGAGGCAGAAGGCCTTGTCGTACCGCCGTCGAGCCTGGGGAGCTAATTTCTCCAGAGATCACCTGAGCCAGCTGGTTTCTGAACACAACGCTCTGTGGGAGCCAACAGACACCACAGGCTCAGCTActgacccccccaccccccgcctgacctttgacctctgccGTGACCCGGGCAGCCGCAGCTCTTCCTGTGTGGAGGCCCTGGACCTGGCCAG cCGCTCCAGTGACTCCAGTAAGAGGTCTTCTGTTCCGGGGTCAGGAGAAATACACcgaacaaacaaaaacacacaaataaaagcgCCTCCCAGTCCTCCTGCTGAACGGCGTAAGGCCtggggagaagaagaagacgaagaagaagaagaagaagaaaatacaaacGA ggaggagGGAAGGTTACCGACTCCGAGGCTGAAGATGCTACCTGTTCAGAGAACTCACCATGACCTCACCACACCTGTCACTG GAGGCGCTATACTTGTGGGAAAACTGAAGAGCAGTGATGAATCTTCTCCATACAAACAACAG AGGGGTGGGTCAGCCGTTTCCATGGCGGCGGGGGCGGAGACAGCGCTCGACGTGCCGGTCCAACGGATGGAGGCGTGGCCAGAGAATAACTCCCCCCACAGATCGTCCTCTGGCTCCTCCCCTGACGACAAACCAGCTGCCAGTCCTCCCTCTAAACCAATCAGGACGAAGCAAACGCCTCCGTCCCCTGTAGCCCCGCCCCCTCTGGTCCCACCCCCGCCGCACTGTATCCAAGGCACTCTGAGACACCCCGACTTCCAACACAACG GTGAGTTGGGTTTGAGGTTCAGGGAGCTGCAGTGTTCAGGAGGAGGCTGCGGCTCCGATGAAG ACGACCGGCTGTCGGTGATGTCGTGGCGTTCGGCAGCTTCCTGCTCCATGGCGTCCACCGTGCTAGAGCGCGCTCAGAAGAGACGAGAGGACTTCTGGGGGAAgagatga